TAAAGAAAGCCCAAGGctaagtctgtaatcccagagctttgggaggccaaggtgggagaattgcttgaggccagagcAACATATCAAGATATCAAGATATCGGCCAGCGCAGGTtaacgcctgtcatcccagcactttgggaggccgaggcgggtggatcacttgaggtcaggagttccagaccagcctggccaacatggtgaaacccagtctctactaaaaatacaaaattaacgaggcatggtagcacatgcctgtaatcccagctactcgggaggctgaggcaggagaatcgcttgaacccaggaggcagagtttgcagtgagccgagatcgcgccactgcactccagcctgggcaacagagcaagactctgtctcaggaaaaaaaattaaaaaaaaaaaaaggaaggtcgaagtggctcatgcctgtaatcccagcactttgggaggccaaagcaggcggatcatgaggtcaagagatcaagaccatcccggccaacatggtgaaaccccgtctctagtaaaaatacaaaaattagctgggcgtgatgtcacgtgcctatagtcccagctactcaggaggctgagacaggagaatcacttgaacccgggaggtggaggttgtagtgagccaagattgctccactgcactccagcctaggcgacagagcaagactccatccccacctcccccccaccaaaaaaagttgAACATATCAACAaataatctctacaaaaattagacaaattgGCTGGTTGTGGTGTGgagcgcctgtggtcctagctactcaagaggttgagaggcaggaggattgcttgagcccaggagtttgaggctgcagtgagctatatgaTCTTACCACTGCGCtccggcctggacaacagagtgaaatcctgtcttcaaaaaaagaaaaaaaaaaaaaaaaggctgagtgcggtggctcacacctgtaatcccagcactttgtgaggttgaGGGGgcgccgatcacttgaggtcaggagtttgaggcaggcctggccaacatggtgaaaccccatctatactaagaatacaaaaattagcctggtgtggtggtgcatgcctgtaatctcagctactcggaaggctgagaattgcttgaacctgggaggtggagattgcagtgagccgagatcgcaccaccgcgctccagcttggacagagcgagactcttgtctgaaaaaaaaaaaaaaaaaagcccaagacttTGGGAAAAGTTTGCATGTGGGTGCACCAGATATCTGGCCAAGACAGACGAGCCAAGTAGTGGCCTTTGAGCAAAAAAATGCATGTGGGAAAGGTCTTTCGGTCCTTTTACCACTAAGATTTTCCCCTCAAAATCCCACCGTCCCACTCCTCACACTGCTACCCGGTAGGGTGCTTGGCCGTGTTTTTTTGTGAAGTTCCCAGAACTGTATATACCTTAAGGCTTTGTGCACCTTTGTGTTTGTGACACTTCAGTAGGAAGTTCACAGGGACTTGGTGTATAATGGAGActtgggggtggggatggcagCCCTGGGATTTGTGTCACCAATGAGGTCAGGTCAGTTCCGCAGTTCTGCAATAAATGTGACCTTGGCGTGTGGGATACTTTGGTAAACATCTCTTAGCTCTGATATTCCAGGGTCACCTTCTGATTGGGCTGGTGTCTCCTGGCTTAATGTGGCTGCTCTTCAAAGTCACCCCTGCAATGTCTTTGGGGAAACGCCCTCTAGACTTGACTTGTCCAACAGTTGCCACTGGCCACATACATGTGTGGCTGCTAAGCAACTGAAGTGTGGCAGGACTGAGGAACTGAttctaattttattgaatttgtaAGATGTTTAAATAAACGGTACATACAACATTCTAGTCATTgcaggaagttctcctggactGGCAGGGCTGCCCCTAGACTGTTTTCAGCGCTTAAACTGTTTCAGTGGGAAGGGAAAGCAACTCTTAGCTTGAcacttttttttgaggcacagcctcgctctgtcacccaggctggagtgcagtggtgggatctttgctcactgcaacctctgcctcccgtgttcaagtgattctcctgcctcagcctcctgagtaaatgggactacaggtacgtgcaccacgcctggctttttgtatttttaatagagacgggtttcaccatattggccaggctggtctgaaactcctgacctcaggtgatctgcccagcttggcctcccgaactgctgggattacaggtgtgaaccactgcgtctGGCCCAGTTTGACTTTTGGATActgtgttttagttttttttcttgagacagggtctcactttgtcacccaggctggagtgcagtggcacaaacacagctcgctgctgcctccacctcttgggctcaagtgatcctcctgcctcagtcccatAAATAGCTGGCCCTACAGGTGTACGCTGCCACCACtggctgaatttttaaatttttttgtagagatggggtttcacaatattgtccaggctggtctcaagctcctgagctcaagggatctacccaccttggcctcccaaagtgctgggattacaggcctgagccactgctcctggtctATATACAGTGTTTCCACTTTAGAACATTTTGTAGCAAAGCAGcaatatgttgttttaagcctgaGTAATTACTTACTTTATAATAAaaccacttatttaaaaaaaagttacaaagtaAAAGCAGCTTTAGTAGCCTGCCAATAAAGCCAAGGCAGGAAATGGGTCTTCTCTAGGGTGGGGCTAGTCCTGGGCAGGACCTTGAGCTCCAGTTTGGCCAGCCTTCAGGACACCCAGCCCGTTGTAGCAGGAAAGGAGTGATAGGGAATTAAGAGGCCAGATCCTGGGTTGGCCCCTTGGCCCCAGAGCCAAGGTCTGCTGAAAAAGCCAGGGACCCTGAAGAAAGGCAGAATTAGGAGCCAGACCCTGCCTCTCCCCACCGCTACTTTGACTCCAACCTTCATCAAAACATGATCCCCAAGGCCACTGTGCTTGGGTCTCTGGTGTTTTGGACCCCGAGTCTGGGTGGAAGTTCTCCAACCCAGTTATGGCTGCGGAAGGGAGACTTATCTTTCCCTTGCAGGGCACTTGCCTCCCGCCcatcccaccctcccaccttgaTTGCATTTGGAGGGATGCCcaggtccccaccccacccccaaaaccAGCAGAACCCTCAAACAGAGTCGCAGGACCGCTCCCCTGAGGTTTAGCATCAGTCTTTAATGCTGTCGCGCTTCATTGACAAGTCACACACTTTGGTCTCATGTTGGCAGTGGCAACTTACAATGAGTCTAAAGGTCTGAGCACCAGACTGGCCTCCAGGGAACAGACATTTGTTCcaactccccttccctccccaagaTTTCTTCAGAATTCCATTATGGCCCTATACAGAGAGCAGTGGCTGCCGGGGACAGGTTTTGAGTGTACACCAACTATACATggaattataaaaacatatttacagACGTTCCACAGTGCTCCTGTAATCAGAAGCAAAGACCCTTTTATCAAAAGGGATTGTATCTAGGGCTGTGCAAAATTCAAAAGGATCAGATCCCTTTGAAAAAGTCCATAGtccatgaaacaaaaaattacctgggccacTGGTAAGCCCCAGGTGTGCCAAGATTGCCTTACAGAAATGTAGAGTGTGACCCACAAAGTGAGGACATTCAGCTTCACTGGAGCCAGAGGTCAGGAAGGCCCCTTGCTGGGGCCAGGCTCCCAGACCCTCAAGGGAGAGGTGGCTGCACTTGCTGGAGTCACTCACTGGAGGCTGGCTCCCTTGGTCCTGCTGGAACAAGAGGTATTGCTTGTGGGCGCCAGCCAGGCAGTCCTGCAGGAATAGTTCAGGTTCTCAATTTGAGATGGCCAAAGAGAAGACAGAATTCTCCAGGAGAAGAGCAAGACATGGGAGACAAATACAGAATAAACCACGAACTGATCACACAACAGAAACGGAGGAGTGTACAGGGTCTGGGAACCAAGACAGCAGGTCGACATTATCTACCAGCCAGAAGCAAAGGGACACAGAGGGATCAAGTCCAGCTGCTGGTCTGCCTCTCACCCCTGGACAGGGACTGGAGGTGGATGTGGGCCCATCCCGGGAGGGCTGCCGGACCCAGCGGGGCAGACTGGAATGCCTTTTCCTGCTGTTCCCACCACCTGATGCCCTATAGCTGGAAAAACCACTGAAGTCTAGTGTACGACTTTGAAAGATTGTAATACATGCTCTGGAAAACATCCAGCAGTTCCAAAGCCCTCCCTGGGCCCTCCCACCCCTCATGGTCCACAACTGGTAGAAACGTCCAGAAATCCTTGAGCTCTGGAAAGGTCCCCGGTCAGTCCCTCGGGAGTTCAGATAGCTATATTGGAAGAACCTGCTCAAGTACGGTTCTTGATGTCTGGGGAATCCTTTCGGGGAAGATCACTTCAAACTCAATAATGAGGTCCCCACGTTTCTCGGGTGTTTTGGGGAGGGGGAGGCCTTCTCCAGGAACTTTTCGCCGCATGCCAGGCCTGATGACATCTTTGAATACGACGGGTATCGTCCTGCCGTCCAGAGTGGGGACGTTCACTGTGCAGCCACACAGAGCCTTGAAAAGCAAAGGGACAGCATTAGATGGAAGCTGGCTCAAGAGGCTCAGCTCTTGCCCAGAGGCCATCTGGCATAGAGTAACACCCATCAGGCCTCTGCAGCTAAGACCTGGCCCCCAAATCTACACGTCCCCACCACGAAAGCTCCAGAACAGCGCCCTGGTCAGTCCTGTTCACTGTTGTGCCCCAAGTCTGACACGCACCACACACCCCAACACATTTGTTCAGCAAATACTAAACTGCTTCAAAAACCAGCCATCGCCCTCTACAGACACCGCCCCACCTGGCACCTTACCTCCCGGAGGCTGATCCTGGCAGGATAAATGACATCAGAGCCATCTCTCTTAAAGATATTGTGGGGCTTGTCCTTTAAAACAAAGACGATATCAGCTGGAATGTTGTTGGAGGTCTGGTCTCCTTCCTTGGGGAAAGTGATTTTGGTCCCTTCTTTCCACCCCTTCTTCACTTCGATGGTCAGTATTTTATCTTCGTTTCGAATGCTCTTTCCGTCGGGGTTTAGCCGCTTGTGGGAGATTTTCATCTTCTTGGTACAGCCACTGTAGATCTCTTCAAGGGAGACTCGAAGGTCGTGGGTGACTGGGGGATCTTGCTTCTTTCGGGCGGGCTCTTGGGCAGAGCGGGAGCGGCCAAAGTTCACGTTGGTGAAGCCACCCATGCCCATAGGGAAGCCAGAGAATGGGTCATCAATGTCCATGCCTTCTTCCCCGTTCCGCTGCCCAAAAAAGGTGTCAAAGGGATTTCTGCCACCGAAGAACTCAGCAAACATGGCATGAGGGTCTCCATGGAATGTGTAGCTGAAAGAGGTACCATTGGCACCACCACCGCTACCGCCACTGGGGCCACTGCCCTTTAGCCCTGAAAAGCAGAATTAGAAGCAGTCAGATAGCTGAACAGCAGACTCTCTCTCGAGCTTCCCTTACAGGGAAAAAACCTTGGAAGCCATGGGGGAGGAACTTTGTTTAGTCTGTCAGGGGAGAGCAAGGAAGAACCCCAAGCTTCTACCTCTCACCGCAGCAGCAACAATACTTCCGCGTAGCCTGACAGTGGAAAAGGACTCATGCGGTTAGGTGTCCACCTCCAGGTGCCACCCAGGCCCTGCCACTCCTGGACTGACCCATCCTCCTGGCAATGTCACCAAGAAATGGCTAAAGACACATGGTCCAGGGTCGGCTTTCGGTAAGTGTTTACTCTCAACGTTTTAGGGCTAGTGATGTGTAGGAAgagtagaaataagaaaaaaaaaatagatcggGAGTTTTTAAATTCTCACACATTAGCATTCACTGCCACCATCCTTGCACAAAAAGTCAGCTCCAGATCAAGCCCAGAAGCCAGTCTGAGTCATCAACGGGCACAGGGACAAAAAGCCCCGCTCTCCGCACCTGGGCGGCCGCTGCCTCCTGCGTACCCGGCCGAGGCCAGGTCATCACTTCCCGGGAATTATCCCAACCCAGCCTCCAAGCCCGCGAACGGGGTCCGCGACTGCATTCACAGCCCCGCGCCCCGCAGCTGAGTCGGAAGCGCCGCCCTGCGGACCCCGGCGGCCGAGCCCAGGTGAGCCCGGGTCCGCAGCGGGCTCCGCCGCGCTGTCCCCGTCGTCACCCCCGTCTCCCCCACCCCCCTGCACCGCACCCCAGGGCTGCTCGGGGCCGCGGGAGGAGGAGCCCAGGGAGGGGCAGCCCCAGACATGCTAGAAGCTTCTGGGTGAGCGGCTGGGCCAAGGCTCCTCCTCCCACCGCGCGGCCGCCAATCCGAGGGCGGAGGCCCGCGAGGCCGGAGGGCGGGGCAGCTCGGCCCCAGGGCCGGGGGCGTCCTCCCCGGGGGGCCGCCGAGAAGGGCCagcgtgcctcagtttccctgtctgtcaAACGGCGGGGCCGCGCCCCTGGCCGCGAGCACACACCTTCCTCCCCGTAGCGGTCGAAGATCTCGCGCTTGCGCGGGTCGCTGAGCACGTCGTAGGCCTCGGCGATCTCCTTGAACTTCTCCTCGGCGCCGGGCTCCTTGTTCTTGTCCGGGTGGTAGCGCAGCGCCTGGCGGCGGTAGGCCCGCTTGATCTCCTCGTCCGACGCGCCGCGGGCCAGGCCCAGCGTCTGGTAGTAGTCTTTACCCATGACCCCCACCTGCGGCCCGCCGACCCGCTGTCGCCGTCCTCCGGCTCCGCCACCG
This portion of the Pongo abelii isolate AG06213 chromosome 20, NHGRI_mPonAbe1-v2.0_pri, whole genome shotgun sequence genome encodes:
- the DNAJB1 gene encoding dnaJ homolog subfamily B member 1 isoform X3 encodes the protein MFAEFFGGRNPFDTFFGQRNGEEGMDIDDPFSGFPMGMGGFTNVNFGRSRSAQEPARKKQDPPVTHDLRVSLEEIYSGCTKKMKISHKRLNPDGKSIRNEDKILTIEVKKGWKEGTKITFPKEGDQTSNNIPADIVFVLKDKPHNIFKRDGSDVIYPARISLREALCGCTVNVPTLDGRTIPVVFKDVIRPGMRRKVPGEGLPLPKTPEKRGDLIIEFEVIFPERIPQTSRTVLEQVLPI
- the DNAJB1 gene encoding dnaJ homolog subfamily B member 1 isoform X2; amino-acid sequence: MLMWLKGSGPSGGSGGGANGTSFSYTFHGDPHAMFAEFFGGRNPFDTFFGQRNGEEGMDIDDPFSGFPMGMGGFTNVNFGRSRSAQEPARKKQDPPVTHDLRVSLEEIYSGCTKKMKISHKRLNPDGKSIRNEDKILTIEVKKGWKEGTKITFPKEGDQTSNNIPADIVFVLKDKPHNIFKRDGSDVIYPARISLREALCGCTVNVPTLDGRTIPVVFKDVIRPGMRRKVPGEGLPLPKTPEKRGDLIIEFEVIFPERIPQTSRTVLEQVLPI
- the DNAJB1 gene encoding dnaJ homolog subfamily B member 1 isoform X1 — encoded protein: MGKDYYQTLGLARGASDEEIKRAYRRQALRYHPDKNKEPGAEEKFKEIAEAYDVLSDPRKREIFDRYGEEGLKGSGPSGGSGGGANGTSFSYTFHGDPHAMFAEFFGGRNPFDTFFGQRNGEEGMDIDDPFSGFPMGMGGFTNVNFGRSRSAQEPARKKQDPPVTHDLRVSLEEIYSGCTKKMKISHKRLNPDGKSIRNEDKILTIEVKKGWKEGTKITFPKEGDQTSNNIPADIVFVLKDKPHNIFKRDGSDVIYPARISLREALCGCTVNVPTLDGRTIPVVFKDVIRPGMRRKVPGEGLPLPKTPEKRGDLIIEFEVIFPERIPQTSRTVLEQVLPI